The following are encoded in a window of Coregonus clupeaformis isolate EN_2021a chromosome 22, ASM2061545v1, whole genome shotgun sequence genomic DNA:
- the LOC121558433 gene encoding uncharacterized protein LOC121558433 isoform X1, with product MIKSIKVEWALLWCHVSVLCAAQHSAQTETWQVKGIVGKFLSFPVRVLKSGNLLYGDLGNIAQVYPVKQSNTNLVNRFKYRIHWNDVTGFFTLTDLQIEDSGVYTVENADEEKTTHTFQLTVYHVLSKPQVTVHDNNSCTMVCSMENGRDVTLSWYRGGEILNQSSSPDLNITLSLPLKVDEQNRDSYRCEAANPVSKETAVVPNSCIESDHSKVADGDERTRSCLIIAVICVLFASGLVGLAIYLKKGRNGHSQDSPERKQDDIQYTAITHINPADNQEERTGVLGDNPNLTSVYDQIQLYRMANSDDIDTAWREKTGSY from the exons tGCTCTGTGCAGCCCAGCATTCAGCCCAGACTGAGACTTGGCAGGTGAAAGGCATTGTGGGAAAGTTTCTCTCTTTTCCAGTGAGGGTGTTGAAGTCTGGCAATTTACTTTATGGAGACCTTGGCAATATTGCACAGGTGTACCCTGTTAAACAAAGTAATACCAACCTTGTGAATAGATTTAAATACCGCATTCACTGGAACGATGTTACTGGATTCTTCACTTTGACAGACCTACAAATAGAGGATTCTGGGGTTTATACCGTGGAGAATGCAGATGAAGAGAAGACGACACATACATTTCAGCTGACTGTGTACc ATGTTCTGTCCAAACCTCAGGTGACGGTCCATGACAACAACTCCTGTACCATGGTGTGTTCTATGGAGAACGGGAGAGATGTGACACTGTCCTGGTACAGAGGAGGGGAGATACTCAACCAGAGCAGCAGCCCTGACCTGAACAtcaccctctctctacctctcaagGTGGATGAACAGAACAGAGACTCTTACAGATGTGAGGCTGCCAACCCAGTCAGCAAGGAGACCGCTGTTGTTCCAAATTCCTGTATAGAGAGTGATCACTCCAAGGTGgcag ATGGTGATGAGAGGACTCGAAGTTGTCTTATTATTGCTGTAATCTGCGTTTTGTTTGCCTCAGGACTTGTTGGACTTGCAATCTATCTAAAGAAGGGTAGAAATGGACACTCACAAG ATTCACCTGAAAGAAAGCAAGATGACATTCAGTACACAGCCATAACTCACATTAATCCAGCAGATAACCAG GAGGAGCGAACAGGTGTGCTTGGAGACAACCCTAACCTGACATCCGTTTATGATCAAATCCAGTTATATCGCATGGCGAACAGCGATGACATCGACACTGCATGGAGAGAGAAAACAGGAAGTTACTGA
- the LOC121558433 gene encoding uncharacterized protein LOC121558433 isoform X2 has protein sequence MIKSIKVEWALLWCHVSVLCAAQHSAQTETWQVKGIVGKFLSFPVRVLKSGNLLYGDLGNIAQVYPVKQSNTNLVNRFKYRIHWNDVTGFFTLTDLQIEDSGVYTVENADEEKTTHTFQLTVYHVLSKPQVTVHDNNSCTMVCSMENGRDVTLSWYRGGEILNQSSSPDLNITLSLPLKVDEQNRDSYRCEAANPVSKETAVVPNSCIESDHSKVADGDERTRSCLIIAVICVLFASGLVGLAIYLKKGRNGHSQGRRSEQVCLETTLT, from the exons tGCTCTGTGCAGCCCAGCATTCAGCCCAGACTGAGACTTGGCAGGTGAAAGGCATTGTGGGAAAGTTTCTCTCTTTTCCAGTGAGGGTGTTGAAGTCTGGCAATTTACTTTATGGAGACCTTGGCAATATTGCACAGGTGTACCCTGTTAAACAAAGTAATACCAACCTTGTGAATAGATTTAAATACCGCATTCACTGGAACGATGTTACTGGATTCTTCACTTTGACAGACCTACAAATAGAGGATTCTGGGGTTTATACCGTGGAGAATGCAGATGAAGAGAAGACGACACATACATTTCAGCTGACTGTGTACc ATGTTCTGTCCAAACCTCAGGTGACGGTCCATGACAACAACTCCTGTACCATGGTGTGTTCTATGGAGAACGGGAGAGATGTGACACTGTCCTGGTACAGAGGAGGGGAGATACTCAACCAGAGCAGCAGCCCTGACCTGAACAtcaccctctctctacctctcaagGTGGATGAACAGAACAGAGACTCTTACAGATGTGAGGCTGCCAACCCAGTCAGCAAGGAGACCGCTGTTGTTCCAAATTCCTGTATAGAGAGTGATCACTCCAAGGTGgcag ATGGTGATGAGAGGACTCGAAGTTGTCTTATTATTGCTGTAATCTGCGTTTTGTTTGCCTCAGGACTTGTTGGACTTGCAATCTATCTAAAGAAGGGTAGAAATGGACACTCACAAGGCAG GAGGAGCGAACAGGTGTGCTTGGAGACAACCCTAACCTGA
- the LOC121558433 gene encoding uncharacterized protein LOC121558433 isoform X3 → MIKSIKVEWALLWCHVSVLCAAQHSAQTETWQVKGIVGKFLSFPVRVLKSGNLLYGDLGNIAQVYPVKQSNTNLVNRFKYRIHWNDVTGFFTLTDLQIEDSGVYTVENADEEKTTHTFQLTVYHVLSKPQVTVHDNNSCTMVCSMENGRDVTLSWYRGGEILNQSSSPDLNITLSLPLKVDEQNRDSYRCEAANPVSKETAVVPNSCIESDHSKVADGDERTRSCLIIAVICVLFASGLVGLAIYLKKGRNGHSQGGANRCAWRQP, encoded by the exons tGCTCTGTGCAGCCCAGCATTCAGCCCAGACTGAGACTTGGCAGGTGAAAGGCATTGTGGGAAAGTTTCTCTCTTTTCCAGTGAGGGTGTTGAAGTCTGGCAATTTACTTTATGGAGACCTTGGCAATATTGCACAGGTGTACCCTGTTAAACAAAGTAATACCAACCTTGTGAATAGATTTAAATACCGCATTCACTGGAACGATGTTACTGGATTCTTCACTTTGACAGACCTACAAATAGAGGATTCTGGGGTTTATACCGTGGAGAATGCAGATGAAGAGAAGACGACACATACATTTCAGCTGACTGTGTACc ATGTTCTGTCCAAACCTCAGGTGACGGTCCATGACAACAACTCCTGTACCATGGTGTGTTCTATGGAGAACGGGAGAGATGTGACACTGTCCTGGTACAGAGGAGGGGAGATACTCAACCAGAGCAGCAGCCCTGACCTGAACAtcaccctctctctacctctcaagGTGGATGAACAGAACAGAGACTCTTACAGATGTGAGGCTGCCAACCCAGTCAGCAAGGAGACCGCTGTTGTTCCAAATTCCTGTATAGAGAGTGATCACTCCAAGGTGgcag ATGGTGATGAGAGGACTCGAAGTTGTCTTATTATTGCTGTAATCTGCGTTTTGTTTGCCTCAGGACTTGTTGGACTTGCAATCTATCTAAAGAAGGGTAGAAATGGACACTCACAAG GAGGAGCGAACAGGTGTGCTTGGAGACAACCCTAA